From Priestia filamentosa, a single genomic window includes:
- a CDS encoding FAD-dependent oxidoreductase: MFHEGKIPEFSTSYWRESTDVPSFSPLKENIDVDVAVIGGGIAGVTTAYLLTLEGKSVALLEADKLFDGTTSHTTAKMTTQHGLIYDKMIGYVGEAEAALYYEGNNEALKFLQHTITSQNISCDYTVEDAYVYATTDTYVKKVEKEYEAYKKLGIEGEHLTSLPLDLSEKAAVMIPDQGQFHPLKYLVHLVKEMTAKGAQIFESTQAVDIKEGKTQTVVTKEGHSVNCKDVACCTHFPFYDGKGFYFSRMYASRSYVLGIISEKRYPGGMYLSAEPSSDSLRYTTVDDQKLLLVGGQEHTTGRSEETIKHYEAIYSFAHHSVGVKECLYRWSAQDLISLDETPYIGRISENSPHVYVATGFRKWGMTHGTLSGMMIRDAILEKEKRYASFFTPSRFRPNPSVKNFVTQNMEVAAELTKGKLDFTRGNAYHLKKDEGSIVSVNGKRAGAYRDREGCLHLVDTTCTHMGCEVEWNSGERTWDCPCHGSRFSYDGEVVEGPAQKPLASLEDEDIKK; this comes from the coding sequence ATGTTCCATGAGGGAAAAATACCTGAGTTTTCAACATCGTACTGGCGAGAATCAACAGATGTTCCTTCGTTTTCACCGTTAAAGGAAAACATTGATGTAGATGTAGCCGTGATTGGAGGGGGAATTGCTGGAGTCACAACGGCTTATTTGCTTACGCTTGAAGGCAAAAGCGTGGCGCTTTTAGAAGCAGACAAGCTTTTTGATGGCACAACAAGTCACACTACAGCGAAAATGACCACTCAGCACGGATTGATTTATGACAAGATGATTGGATATGTAGGTGAAGCAGAAGCGGCTCTTTATTATGAAGGAAATAATGAAGCGCTCAAGTTTTTACAACATACGATTACATCACAAAATATCTCGTGTGATTATACAGTTGAGGATGCTTACGTATATGCGACAACAGATACATATGTCAAAAAGGTCGAAAAAGAATATGAGGCGTATAAAAAGCTTGGAATTGAAGGAGAGCATCTTACTTCTCTTCCGCTTGATCTAAGTGAAAAAGCCGCGGTGATGATTCCAGATCAAGGGCAGTTTCATCCCTTAAAGTATCTTGTTCACCTTGTGAAAGAGATGACAGCGAAAGGGGCTCAAATTTTTGAATCAACTCAAGCTGTCGATATTAAAGAAGGCAAAACGCAAACGGTTGTTACAAAAGAAGGGCATAGTGTGAATTGTAAAGATGTGGCTTGCTGTACTCATTTTCCATTCTATGATGGAAAAGGCTTTTACTTTTCACGTATGTATGCATCACGTTCTTATGTTCTTGGGATTATAAGTGAGAAACGGTATCCAGGAGGCATGTATTTAAGCGCTGAGCCTTCGTCTGATTCCCTTCGTTATACAACCGTAGATGATCAGAAACTGCTCCTTGTCGGCGGGCAAGAGCATACAACAGGACGAAGTGAGGAAACGATTAAGCATTATGAAGCGATCTATTCATTTGCTCATCATTCCGTTGGTGTAAAAGAATGCTTGTACAGATGGTCAGCTCAAGATTTGATCTCGCTTGATGAAACGCCTTATATTGGACGCATTTCAGAAAATTCTCCTCATGTTTATGTTGCTACAGGATTCCGCAAATGGGGCATGACCCATGGTACGCTTTCAGGGATGATGATTCGCGATGCCATTCTAGAGAAGGAAAAGCGCTATGCTTCCTTCTTCACACCATCTCGGTTCCGCCCGAATCCGAGTGTGAAAAATTTTGTCACACAAAATATGGAGGTTGCAGCAGAGCTAACAAAAGGAAAGCTCGATTTCACAAGAGGAAATGCTTATCATTTGAAAAAAGATGAAGGGTCCATTGTAAGTGTGAATGGAAAACGAGCGGGAGCTTACCGGGACAGAGAAGGCTGTCTTCATCTTGTGGATACAACGTGTACGCATATGGGCTGTGAAGTGGAATGGAACAGCGGTGAGCGAACATGGGACTGCCCTTGTCATGGTTCGCGTTTTTCCTATGACGGCGAAGTTGTCGAAGGACCTGCTCAAAAGCCGCTCGCTTCATTAGAAGATGAGGATATTAAGAAATAA
- a CDS encoding helix-turn-helix transcriptional regulator has protein sequence MQKDKGVLHNKLHVLRAERKWTQKEVAERVQVSRQTIVSIEANKYNPSLILSFKLAQLFNVRIEDIFQYKERMNENE, from the coding sequence ATGCAAAAAGATAAAGGGGTCTTACATAATAAGCTTCATGTGTTACGAGCAGAGCGAAAATGGACGCAAAAAGAAGTCGCTGAAAGGGTTCAAGTTAGTCGGCAAACGATCGTGTCCATTGAAGCGAATAAATATAATCCCTCGTTAATTCTCTCTTTTAAATTAGCACAGCTCTTTAACGTAAGGATTGAAGACATTTTTCAATACAAGGAAAGGATGAATGAAAATGAGTAA
- a CDS encoding GDSL-type esterase/lipase family protein: MFPFKNEKISYVALGDSLTAGVGTSLFSPTFPQRYRRKLEYVWGERVELYTIAKSGLTVEEIATLSSHPRSLQNLADAEVITITAGGNNLIHAYEEVMKGKSVSSLRDQLKEAQRDFNGLIQSLLTLKKKSCTSYFIFIATLYNPFPESQEADAWIQKVNASIKKLNHYPHLHIVDLYSLFKGREKEWLSRDGVHPNDKGYEAMARAFCEQTPSYKSR; encoded by the coding sequence ATGTTTCCCTTTAAGAACGAAAAAATTTCGTATGTGGCCCTAGGTGATTCTTTAACAGCAGGTGTTGGAACTTCCTTGTTTTCCCCCACCTTCCCCCAGCGTTATCGAAGGAAACTAGAATATGTATGGGGAGAACGAGTAGAGCTTTATACTATTGCAAAAAGCGGATTGACGGTCGAAGAAATTGCTACACTCTCTTCTCATCCCCGTTCCCTCCAAAACCTAGCGGACGCGGAAGTCATCACCATTACAGCAGGTGGAAACAATTTGATCCATGCTTATGAAGAAGTGATGAAAGGAAAAAGTGTATCTTCACTGCGAGATCAATTAAAAGAAGCTCAGCGCGATTTTAATGGGTTGATCCAATCTCTTTTAACCCTCAAGAAAAAAAGCTGCACATCTTACTTTATTTTTATTGCTACTCTCTATAATCCGTTTCCAGAGAGCCAAGAAGCGGATGCTTGGATTCAAAAAGTGAATGCTTCCATTAAAAAGCTCAATCATTATCCACACCTTCATATTGTTGACTTGTATTCTCTTTTTAAAGGAAGAGAAAAAGAATGGTTATCCCGAGACGGCGTTCACCCAAATGACAAAGGATACGAAGCGATGGCGCGCGCATTCTGCGAACAAACTCCATCATACAAAAGCCGTTAG
- a CDS encoding tyrosine-type recombinase/integrase: MKETDIDTLYEEELDVFDLYMEDLGYSFSTLRHYGHDVRLYLHYIVDKHEGKKEIENTSKRDVSGFLRMLRKRSNTSLRQDHSSASRNRRLMALRLFYKAMIKHDLTDENPALEIETAKSKKAHIPSYLNEEELRAFFESVPHDAFYRRNRLILKLMAFAGLRVIEVHHLNVTDIDRSRPGITVFGKGSKSRYIPLPTFLYDELRAYEKERGIPHTEHEEAFFLTRHGKRISRRMIQHVTTKTLENLKEKKGFQYLATKSLSSHKLRHSFGTYLVKNGADLRTVQELLGHENISTTQVYTHISNEQKEKAMELFHNKNWQSRKEDN, encoded by the coding sequence ATGAAAGAGACGGATATTGATACTCTGTATGAAGAAGAATTAGATGTGTTTGATTTATATATGGAAGACTTAGGATACTCCTTTTCAACCCTTCGTCACTATGGACATGACGTGCGCCTTTATTTACACTATATAGTGGACAAGCACGAGGGAAAGAAAGAAATCGAAAATACGTCCAAACGAGATGTAAGCGGGTTTTTACGCATGCTGAGAAAACGCAGTAACACGTCGCTTCGTCAAGATCATTCCTCCGCAAGCCGAAACCGAAGGCTGATGGCACTTCGCCTTTTTTATAAAGCGATGATCAAACATGATCTAACAGATGAAAATCCAGCCTTAGAAATCGAAACCGCTAAATCGAAAAAAGCACACATTCCGTCTTATTTAAATGAAGAAGAATTGCGCGCGTTTTTTGAGAGTGTACCCCATGATGCGTTTTACCGCCGGAATAGGCTGATTTTAAAACTCATGGCCTTTGCTGGGCTTCGTGTCATTGAAGTGCATCATTTAAACGTCACAGATATTGATCGTTCTCGTCCTGGGATTACGGTGTTTGGAAAGGGAAGCAAATCACGCTACATTCCACTTCCGACCTTTTTATACGATGAGCTAAGAGCATACGAAAAAGAGCGAGGAATCCCGCACACAGAGCATGAAGAAGCTTTCTTTTTAACGCGGCATGGCAAACGCATCTCACGCCGAATGATTCAGCATGTGACAACCAAAACACTTGAGAACTTAAAAGAAAAAAAGGGATTCCAATACCTTGCAACTAAATCTCTTTCAAGTCATAAACTTCGTCACTCATTTGGGACATATTTAGTCAAAAACGGAGCGGATTTGCGTACAGTGCAAGAGCTGCTTGGACATGAAAACATTAGTACAACCCAAGTGTATACTCACATTTCAAATGAACAAAAAGAAAAAGCGATGGAATTGTTTCATAACAAGAACTGGCAATCACGAAAGGAAGACAATTGA
- a CDS encoding 50S ribosomal protein L11 methyltransferase gives MLHEFTIHIPYKKAEEMVESLNLVGLYNTYYEAPIEVETTSNGYDYEEKEDETIPFHVYIGEEEIDVKAVLHEQFSFPEEEIHYRFLTEEDLLGQAPSFEDIDLENGWIIAFPDFSSYVDKRRLLLDPQGGFGTGLHGTTQDCVRFIVSQNLSGKSILDLGTGSGILSIAASLVGARMVEAVDIEPVEREVLYNAALNEVSNITVHQLDVMHTEGVITAQYDWIFVNIGGDEAVTIINAQQLLSKTSHILISGMVDWNTLVVEELLHDHGFQPIHRVQTEEWVTMAFQKMK, from the coding sequence ATGTTACATGAATTTACGATACATATCCCTTATAAAAAAGCAGAAGAAATGGTCGAGAGCTTAAACCTAGTCGGCCTTTATAATACGTACTACGAAGCTCCTATTGAAGTGGAAACAACATCAAACGGGTATGATTATGAAGAAAAAGAAGACGAAACAATCCCTTTTCACGTCTACATTGGAGAGGAAGAAATCGATGTCAAAGCGGTCTTACACGAGCAGTTCTCTTTTCCGGAAGAAGAGATTCACTACCGCTTTCTAACAGAAGAAGACTTACTTGGACAAGCGCCATCATTTGAAGACATTGATCTTGAAAACGGATGGATTATTGCGTTTCCAGATTTCTCTTCTTACGTGGATAAGCGCCGTCTGTTGTTAGATCCTCAAGGTGGGTTTGGAACTGGTCTTCACGGCACAACTCAAGATTGTGTTCGATTTATCGTTTCACAAAATCTGAGCGGAAAGAGCATATTAGATCTTGGTACAGGATCTGGCATTTTAAGCATCGCCGCTTCCCTTGTTGGCGCCAGAATGGTAGAAGCGGTCGATATTGAACCTGTTGAACGTGAAGTGCTCTATAATGCAGCGTTAAACGAGGTATCGAATATTACCGTTCATCAGCTAGATGTCATGCATACAGAGGGCGTGATCACAGCTCAATATGACTGGATCTTTGTCAATATAGGTGGAGATGAAGCCGTTACGATTATAAACGCGCAGCAGCTTCTTTCTAAAACCTCCCATATTCTCATCTCTGGCATGGTCGACTGGAATACCCTTGTCGTAGAAGAGCTTTTACACGACCATGGATTTCAACCGATTCATCGTGTTCAAACAGAAGAATGGGTCACAATGGCCTTTCAAAAGATGAAATAA
- a CDS encoding LysE family transporter — translation MSLWISSFLLGLSLAAPVGPITAAQLDKGMRYGFMHAWVFGLGSFVADVLYMMLIFFGVVHFLEAPIVKTFLWCFGFFVLLYTGIEILWNARSADLSTRSRQDKTLWSSSFSGFLMSLSNPLTLLFWIGIYGSVLAQTADQYGTSQMLLSSLAMFGGIMLWDIGMAFMGSSARRFLTPGLFFMISCCSALFMIGFACYFGLKAFHTLF, via the coding sequence GTGAGTTTATGGATTAGTTCATTTCTGTTAGGATTGTCTCTTGCTGCTCCTGTGGGACCCATTACAGCCGCACAGCTTGATAAAGGGATGAGGTACGGATTTATGCATGCGTGGGTGTTTGGACTTGGCTCCTTTGTAGCCGACGTTCTGTATATGATGCTGATCTTTTTCGGAGTTGTGCACTTTTTAGAAGCCCCAATTGTCAAAACCTTCTTATGGTGTTTCGGCTTTTTTGTGCTTCTTTATACAGGAATTGAAATTTTGTGGAACGCGCGCTCAGCGGATCTTTCAACGCGTTCTCGTCAAGATAAAACACTCTGGAGTTCCTCGTTTTCAGGCTTCTTAATGTCGCTGTCTAATCCGTTAACGCTTCTGTTTTGGATTGGGATTTACGGCTCGGTCTTGGCTCAAACAGCGGATCAGTATGGGACAAGTCAAATGTTGTTAAGTAGCCTTGCGATGTTTGGCGGGATTATGCTATGGGATATAGGGATGGCTTTTATGGGAAGTAGCGCTCGTCGATTTTTGACACCCGGCTTATTCTTTATGATTTCATGCTGCTCAGCGCTTTTTATGATCGGATTTGCCTGTTACTTCGGGTTAAAAGCATTTCATACGTTGTTTTAA
- a CDS encoding YqcI/YcgG family protein — protein sequence MTILYTKETLEENPTLLEPWERDVFTRFSEKLSDKKAPFPCIPATQGFALNQLRYGFLRDIRTEESAQNLKELLSRYTTISRSTGKYASLIIFAETPEEVVEEYEIEDYYHWFWNTLNTLAREDEKEWPTHIPKDANDSAWEFCFHGERYFMYCATPAHQRRQSRSFPCVMMAITPRWVLETFNNASKQQSQRVQEAIRKRLAAYDSIGPHQDLNVYGTENNYEWKQYFLTDDETSPTKCPFEYLWKEKHVK from the coding sequence ATGACAATCCTATATACAAAAGAAACGCTAGAAGAAAATCCAACCTTGTTAGAGCCTTGGGAGCGAGATGTGTTTACTCGTTTTAGTGAAAAGCTCTCTGACAAAAAAGCACCTTTCCCTTGTATTCCAGCTACGCAAGGATTTGCATTAAACCAATTACGGTATGGATTTTTACGTGATATCCGAACAGAAGAATCAGCTCAAAATTTAAAAGAGCTGTTATCCCGCTATACAACGATTTCTCGTTCGACGGGGAAATACGCTTCCTTAATTATATTTGCCGAAACGCCAGAAGAAGTAGTGGAAGAGTATGAAATTGAGGACTACTATCACTGGTTTTGGAATACGTTAAATACACTTGCCAGAGAAGATGAAAAAGAGTGGCCAACGCACATTCCAAAAGATGCAAACGATTCAGCATGGGAATTTTGCTTTCACGGTGAGCGATATTTTATGTATTGCGCCACTCCAGCCCACCAAAGACGTCAAAGTCGTTCCTTTCCGTGCGTGATGATGGCCATTACACCACGCTGGGTATTAGAGACGTTTAATAATGCATCAAAGCAACAAAGTCAACGTGTACAAGAAGCTATCAGAAAGCGCCTTGCTGCCTATGATAGCATTGGTCCTCATCAAGATTTGAACGTGTACGGAACAGAAAATAACTATGAGTGGAAGCAGTATTTCCTCACAGATGATGAAACGTCTCCTACAAAATGTCCGTTTGAATATCTCTGGAAAGAAAAACATGTTAAATAG
- a CDS encoding ArsR/SmtB family transcription factor, producing the protein MRTPYQPSRQDIKLPSVLHALSDPLRLKIVKGLSETTEQYCSPYLHLNVAKSTLSHHFKVLREAGVIKVRIEGTQHFYSLRTEDLEALFPGLLPSVLRADEAHME; encoded by the coding sequence ATGAGAACACCATATCAACCATCAAGACAAGATATTAAATTACCGTCTGTTTTACATGCGCTGAGCGATCCGCTTCGTTTGAAGATTGTGAAAGGACTTTCGGAAACAACAGAGCAATATTGCAGTCCTTATTTACATTTAAACGTCGCAAAATCCACGCTTTCCCATCATTTTAAAGTGCTAAGGGAAGCGGGTGTGATTAAAGTGCGTATTGAAGGAACGCAGCATTTCTATTCTCTTCGAACGGAAGATTTAGAAGCGCTTTTTCCTGGTCTCCTTCCATCTGTCCTGAGAGCAGATGAGGCGCATATGGAGTAA
- a CDS encoding putative quinol monooxygenase: MIGIEAKMVVREDKREEFLQEAKALIAGTRNEEGNISYTLFESTENKNEFLMLEEWKDEEAVAFHNGAPHFVAFVGKAKELLAGPLQAKKFEKNV; encoded by the coding sequence ATGATCGGAATCGAAGCAAAAATGGTAGTAAGAGAAGACAAGCGCGAAGAGTTTTTACAAGAAGCAAAAGCGTTAATTGCAGGAACGCGCAATGAAGAAGGAAACATCAGCTATACGCTATTTGAAAGCACAGAAAACAAAAATGAATTTTTAATGTTAGAAGAGTGGAAAGACGAAGAAGCTGTAGCTTTTCATAATGGAGCTCCTCATTTTGTAGCATTTGTAGGCAAAGCAAAAGAACTTCTTGCAGGTCCTTTACAAGCTAAAAAATTTGAAAAGAACGTCTAA
- a CDS encoding NADPH-dependent oxidoreductase, producing the protein MNSVLETLNDHRSIRQYTNEPVSEEQLTAIIDAVQAAPSSINGQQVTVITVQNLETKKKVAELTGGQMWIEQAPVFLLFCADFNRAKIATELTGTELEVTDGAEAVLVGATDVGIAVGTATAAAESMGLGTVPIGAVRGRADEMIELFDIPEYVFPVCGLVVGHPADRSAKKPRFPQEAVRHAEKYNNNLKGFVQQYDEQISAYMTNRTNGKETRTWSETISSLYTRVYYPHIKEMLNKQGFSLKE; encoded by the coding sequence ATGAATTCAGTACTTGAAACATTAAACGATCATCGTTCTATTCGTCAGTATACGAATGAACCGGTGTCAGAAGAGCAACTCACTGCGATTATTGATGCTGTACAAGCGGCGCCATCTTCTATTAATGGTCAACAAGTTACAGTGATTACCGTGCAAAATCTTGAAACAAAGAAAAAGGTAGCAGAGCTTACAGGAGGTCAAATGTGGATTGAGCAAGCTCCTGTATTCCTTTTATTTTGCGCAGATTTTAACCGTGCGAAAATCGCAACAGAGCTTACAGGCACAGAGCTAGAAGTGACAGACGGAGCAGAAGCGGTGCTTGTTGGTGCGACAGATGTGGGGATTGCTGTTGGAACGGCAACAGCAGCGGCTGAGTCTATGGGGCTTGGTACAGTACCAATCGGGGCAGTGCGCGGCCGTGCGGACGAGATGATTGAGCTGTTTGATATTCCAGAATACGTATTTCCTGTATGCGGTCTTGTTGTTGGTCATCCGGCAGACCGCTCAGCGAAAAAACCGCGCTTCCCGCAAGAAGCTGTACGTCATGCTGAAAAATACAACAATAATCTTAAAGGATTCGTTCAACAATACGATGAACAAATCTCGGCTTATATGACAAACCGCACAAATGGAAAAGAAACGCGCACATGGTCAGAAACCATTTCTTCTCTTTATACACGCGTTTACTATCCACATATTAAAGAAATGCTGAACAAACAAGGCTTCAGCTTGAAAGAATAG
- a CDS encoding lysine N(6)-hydroxylase/L-ornithine N(5)-oxygenase family protein, which translates to MKKLDAVIIGGGPYGLGLGVLAEEIENLEVLVFEREDSLEWHPGMLLDGTTLQDAFLADLVTLLNPKSPYTYLNYLHEHDRLHAFFFFEDFEVPRKEFSSYLKWAGSQLPTLRLRHEVTDVLETGDGYTVKVQNHESGEEETYETRHVVLGTGHEPNVPEFVHSLPSHDVFHTSSYLYRKEEIKEGETVTIIGSGQSAAEIYYDLLQRKRDESFTLNWYTRSGGFFQMESAKMAQQLFSPDYIRYFRTLPVNKRKGTLDDLAKLRHGVKGSLLESIYKELYHQSIDGESLTTTIMQTTSLEDIEEKEEGYTLTLHHTEKDETFHVHSNKVILATGYKPRIPHWLERFENKIVWEDEHVFKVDDHYRIVREEESKGHLYTLTNLEYSHGSGATNLSLSPYRNATILHHMTGKEHFRIPKNSVFQTFFPKEEEL; encoded by the coding sequence ATGAAAAAACTAGATGCAGTAATTATCGGCGGAGGCCCCTATGGATTAGGACTTGGCGTTCTTGCTGAAGAAATAGAGAATTTAGAGGTTCTTGTATTTGAGCGGGAAGATTCCCTTGAGTGGCATCCAGGCATGTTACTTGATGGTACAACGCTACAAGACGCTTTTTTAGCTGATTTAGTCACGCTATTAAACCCCAAAAGTCCTTATACATACTTAAACTATCTTCATGAACATGATCGTCTTCATGCTTTTTTCTTTTTTGAAGACTTTGAAGTGCCACGAAAAGAGTTTAGTTCTTATTTGAAATGGGCCGGAAGTCAGCTCCCAACGCTTCGTTTGCGTCATGAAGTCACAGACGTGTTAGAAACGGGAGATGGATACACGGTAAAGGTGCAAAACCATGAAAGTGGGGAAGAAGAAACATACGAAACACGCCATGTTGTACTTGGAACAGGGCATGAACCAAATGTTCCGGAATTTGTGCATTCTTTACCTTCACATGATGTATTTCACACAAGCAGCTATCTGTATCGAAAAGAGGAGATTAAAGAAGGAGAGACCGTCACAATTATCGGCTCTGGTCAAAGCGCTGCTGAAATTTATTATGACCTTCTACAGCGAAAGCGAGACGAATCGTTCACCTTAAATTGGTATACACGTTCTGGCGGTTTTTTTCAAATGGAATCTGCTAAAATGGCTCAGCAGTTATTTTCGCCAGACTATATCCGCTATTTCCGAACACTTCCTGTTAACAAGCGAAAAGGCACATTAGATGACTTAGCAAAGCTACGACACGGGGTGAAAGGATCTTTGCTAGAGTCCATTTATAAAGAGCTTTATCATCAATCAATTGATGGGGAATCTCTTACTACCACGATTATGCAAACAACGTCTCTTGAAGATATCGAAGAAAAAGAAGAAGGCTACACGCTTACGCTTCATCATACAGAGAAAGACGAAACTTTTCACGTTCACTCCAATAAAGTTATTTTAGCTACAGGTTATAAACCACGGATCCCTCACTGGTTAGAACGATTCGAAAACAAAATTGTATGGGAAGATGAACACGTATTTAAAGTAGATGATCATTACCGAATTGTAAGAGAAGAAGAAAGCAAGGGACATCTTTACACGCTTACAAACCTAGAATACTCGCACGGCTCTGGAGCAACAAATTTAAGCTTATCTCCATACCGAAATGCGACCATTTTACACCATATGACCGGAAAGGAACATTTTCGTATTCCGAAAAACTCGGTATTTCAAACTTTTTTCCCAAAGGAAGAAGAGCTATAA